The sequence GGACAACCGACGCCTAGAACGTATGGGTGATTTAATAAACTACCTGCTGAGCCACTCGAGCTGTCTATGccaagaagttgttctgcctctcTGCCAATAAGCTTGTCTTCACCTTTGCCAACAGCTATTGCCAGAGTCAGTCaaggaaaagtaaaaaaaatagaaGATAATTTTAAATAGACCGAATTACAAGAACATGGAAAGAACAAATAAAATCAAATGAGCAATCAGTGACGCATATTAGTTACCTTCCAGTTTGGAAGAGCGTTGGCTGATGTTCGTCTCGAATTTGTAGGGATCTTTTGTGTATAACACATACCATTCCCTTTGATTGTCTCCATCATGCGCATATGCCTTGACATGCTTGACATGGCTGTACTTTTTCCACTCTGGTCCAGGTTGCCCCATGGCTATGGACGTGAGAAGCTCTAGGCTGCAGTCTAGCTGCAAAAGGCTCAGGTTCCCTACATCTTGAAGGTATCTCGGGAGTGTTTCCATGTCATAATCCTCCAGCACAAGTCTTCGGATTGCAGGAACACCAATCAATGTCTCCAGCTTTGGGCAGAAAATGATTGTGAGCTTTTGCAGCTCATGGAGATTAGCTATACTTGTCAGCTTTGGACTGAAATACACATGAAGCTCAACAACAGAAGCAAAACTATCAAGAGAGTTGAGGTTTAGAGCCGCGGTAATAACCAATCGTTTCAAAGcccttgcgtggaaggcaaggCCAGGAGGAAAGCTCCTCAGTTTGCAGCTATCGACCAGAAGCTCCTCCAGGGCGGGCATGGCATTTAACTGTTCCTCCCACACCCACTCCTCCCACTTCACCATTCCAGAGAAGACCAGTTCATGCAAACGGGGAAACATAGTCACCGTCTGGTTATGATGTTCGGAAACTCCAAAGAATTCAGGCCCAACACTGCTGATGGCTGGGGCTCGTTCAATCTTAAGGACCTTTAAATAGGGAAGCTGACTCAAGCAACATGGAAGCTGGGTGCAGCAAGCCAAATCTTCCATCGTCAGAACAACCAGGTTCTTAAGACGGTCCTCTGTTCTCATCCAAAATGGGAGCTGCAGACCAAAGTATCCTTGGATGTCAAGAATACTTAGGACCGGTGGTGGGTAGAGCTCATCAAACACCTTCTCAATTTGTTGTTCTTCATCCTGAAAGGCACCTCTTCCTTCCTTAACCAACTCATCACCTCCCGATCTGCTGGTGCGCTCTAACTTCAAGTAGGTAAGATGCACCTTCTCACCAAGCCTGGCCTTTGCGGCAAACAAGGTAGCAGCTACATTCTCCAAACCCTTCAATCCAATTTCTCTTAACTGGGAAAGAGGCCTCAACTCTTCAAGACTACACCAGTCGCCATCCATATGGGCTGGAAACCCATATAATTTCCTCAAATTTATTAGACCACGAAAACCCCGAGGTATAACATTTATACCTGTGTCATTAAGGTTTAGATACCTCAGCTGCTCTAGCTTTATAATGCTATCAGGAAGTTTCTCAAAACTTTCACAGCCCTGGAGGTTAATATGCTGCAAGAATTTCATCGTGTTGATGTTTTCTGGAAGACTAGATACATCAGTGTGTGCTACAGACAAATACCTCAGGTGCTTAAGTAGACACAAAGATTCAACCAGTGCAGCAGCATTTGCGGATTCTATATGTAGGGCCCGTAGACTTGGAAAGCTAATCAATGAATCACCAAGTTGATGCTTTATCTGGCCAATTGATATTAGTGTTCTCAATGATTTCTGTCCTTGTAGAAGACTCCATACCAACATATCTGATTCTGATCCATCGCTTTGCAGAGACAGCCGAATAAAATTTTGGCAATTAAGATACCTAGTGGCATATGCTTCTCCAATGTGAGCTACTAGTGCTTCATGTCTACAAACGAAGTGAGCAAATGAGCGAACAACATCATtcatgttgcaaacccgttgactagtGTACCTTGCATCTGGCTCTATAAGGTTCCTCAGTATAAGCTCGCTATAGCACTTACTTCCTAAATCTTCCAAATCTTCTGAGTTTCCGTAAATAAAACCTTCACTAATCCACATGCCAACAATGTCATTCTCATAGAACACTGTATTTGTATGGAGAAATGAGTAGAACAGAAAGCACTGTTTCATACAAGGAGACAGCTCTTCATAGCTTAAGTACACTGAGTGGTTTAGCTCCTCGTGCAATTGACATCTTGGAGTACAGTCATCCAGAACCATCTCCCACTCACGCCATTTTCTGTCCTTCTGACACAACAATCCTCCCATCACTTTAACAGCAAGTGGCAAACCACCACATTTTGCTGTAATCTGCAATCCAATATCCTTTAGCTtatcaatctcagattcatctgtcTCACTGGTCGCTACCTGCAAGCAGTTTAAACCAATAGAGATAATAAGGAACACTCTGGACCTGCTAGCTAGTGCCATTTTGTATTAGATTTTGTTTACTGAGTGGTTACTGGTTGAATAAGAACTAAGTGGCACACGCTGATTTGTCACTAGTAATGAATTCAACCATGGCCTGTAAGCAAGATGTATGAATCGGCTAAAGCTAAAATGATAATTTGGATTTGTTACGGACCTGTTTCTTTAGTAATGACCAGGCATCTTCTGGACCTAATTTATTGACACGGTGATACGGATGCTCGGCTCCCATCGCTTGGGCAACTCTTTCATTTCTCGTGGTAATGAGCACTCGACTACCTTGAGCAGCAGCCAGAACAAATGGTCTTTCGAGCACATCCTCCCATGCTGCATGGTTCCAAACATCATCCATCACCAGCAGGACCTTCTTCCCTGTCAAGGCAGCGGTAAGGATTGGCCAGAGCACAGACATCTCTCCATGACCTGTGTGTACTCCCCCGGCAAGATTGATTGCGGCCCTTAGCAGCTCAACCCCATTGAAGTCCTTGTTGACGCTCAGCCATATCATCATGTCAAACTCACCTTGGATGGCCTCGTCGTGAAAGACCATCTGCGCGAGGGTGGTCTTGCCAACCCCACAGACACCTAGGACGGCGAGCACCGCGATTTTGTTGTTGACCTCGTTTCTTGTTTGTATGATCTTGGCCACTAATGCTTTTGTGTCTTCTTCGATCTTCTCCCCAACAACATGCGACCGGTCAAGCAACCCACATGTCTCGCGTGCGTGGCAATGATAGGCGTGCATCCTACCTCCACGGTCCTTAGATAAACCAAGATAGAAGCCTTTAGCACCACGCTCGCTGATATCATCAAGCTTCCTGTTCAGGACCTTGATACGGGTGCCAATGTCGCGGGCATGCAAAGGATTCCTTGTACAGAGGAGCAAAGGGTTAAAACACCCCAGGCTAGCTACTGATGGAGCGCTTTCCATGGCCTTGAGCTGGCAGAGGTCAAGGATGTCGGTTGCCCCGTACATGGCGCGTTTGAGTTCTTCAACCCAGCCCAAAACTGATTCATCTGTGATGTTCCGCCGATCGGCATCGGCAAGGAAGTTCTTAAGGTCCCTGAGCTTGTCCTCCATGCTCTCGATCTCGCCCGAGACACCGAGCAGCATCCACACTCCTTCTTGTGCCATCCCTGTGAGCATACTTCCCACGTAGGATGCAAGAGCATCCAGGAGGACCATTCTCATTGCTACAGCTTCAGTAACCTGCGCTGTGACAAACCAATAGCGAAACAAATGTCATCTTGGCTGGTATTGTGCAGTAGAGCGAACACGGAAATATATTATGCATTCTCAGCAAGCAATGTGCTCCGAGTAATCTCTAATCTGGATCTTAGCCCTTCCTCAGATAAAGGTGGATCTAGAATCCAAATGTTATGCTCCGAGTAACCAAGTCCAGTCTAATCATCGGATCTCGAAACAAATGGCAGTAAAATCTCACGCAGAAAATGAGCCGGTGCAGGGAATTAGAGAAAGCGATAGATCGAGATATATAGCTTACCTTGGATCTAAGGATAGAAATTAGCTCCTGGCTTCTGGTTGTAGAAAGATCTTGGTGCTGCAAGACGAGCCGATGCCTCTGATGTTTACTTGGATTGGATGGTTGGAGCAAAGGGGGATGCCCCCCGCCCCGGCGAACCAGCAGATGCGCCCAGATCGAACAAACAAGCCCTCGTTGACTTCGAACTCGCAGCAACCCACAGCACAGCGCCCCGGCGTCCTTTCCGTCTTCTAGGACTAGGAGGGCGTCTAGTACTGTAGTACTGGTCACTAGAGGCTCGAGCCAAAACGAATAGAAAATTCTGCATAGATTATTATTAAAATGCTAGTACTGTCTCCGATGCCGTCCTTGCGGAGCTGTCCGTGCGAGGTGTGCGGAGCAGCGGGAAGCGGATTTGTTGTTCCTGCTAGTGTAGATCGAGAATGGAATGGCTTGGTGCGAACAGGCTAGTTGATGAATCTCGCTGTTCAAGTGTTGAGATTTCAGGCGCTGTTTGGTTTGCAGCCCTCGTCCGCCACGCCAAAATATTGGCGTTGACCTGAGCACCAGCACCTGTTTGGATCAGTACCAATTAATTGGCTTGCCCCAGGCTCATTCACTTCCCCCGTTCATTCTGCGTCCAATTTATTGGCGAGTTCGTGGCGGCCAATATTTTGGCGTGGCGGACGAGGGCTGcaaaccaaacagccccatagAAACAAACATAGTTAGAGCAATCTCCAGCAGACCCCGCATAAGAgcgacccgcaaaacgcgtttacAGTTCGCGGAAAAATGACTTTGCTGGCCGGCGCGGACAGCTGCAgaggcagaccccgcaaaacggacccgtataaaaggatattcgcggaatatgctATTTTACGGGTTGGCTTTGTGGGGTCTGGTCTGGCGCCTCTACCGCCGGCCCGCAAATCCGAAATTTGCACCTCAATTTGACACAAGATAATACATTTCTTTGCTTTTTTAACAGCATTGGATACATAGGACATCACTAAATCTTTGCTAGAATaataagaccaaagaaaacaagatccataattatgcattttagaagattttccaacttccataactgctccacTAGTTGGACCAATATCTTTTCCATGCATTCgttgttgatctgcggattcttgattttgcattcttcattcttcttctttggttctaAAGAAGTACACGTTGCTttccctctagttgcacatgcaacCGCTTCATTGCCTTCGATTCTACTAAGGAGTGCACGAACGTCTATTAAGTTTCTTTTTATCAATAAATTAATGTATTCACCTTCCCAAAatcaaaatgagcatccatcttcgTACACACATGATGATGTTCGAAATGAGCTATCACAATCGAACCAAAGAATGCGGTGCCAAAGCCGAATGAAAACAACACGTACCCCACCGTTTTCGCATTTAAAGAATACCtatccggggtgcttcggcgtgcccgaagttagccgcagcactgttcgcgtgcagtcgtcgcactgtatAAGTGGCATCGGCGAGCCGCAGACCcgctgcgcgagcgccgagcccggcGGATGGCCGGCCGAATCCATGCAGGCAAAACGTCGGCGGCGACGACAAGACGAACCcgtacctgcatgcggcgatgGGACTTTGTCGGGGCTGTGCGAGGTGCTCCCCGACGATTCCATCGCTTGGCGCAGCCACCGACGGCCGGAAAAGCCAAATCCAGCCGCCCGCGACGAAGGGCCGCAGATCTGCAACTTTCCGGCCAGCCGACGCAGGAGGGGGAGGGCAACCTCATGCGTGTGGCGGCCTTTCGGCGTGATCCCGCCGGCTACTTTCGTTGGAATCGTGGGCGGcaaggcgagggggagaggggaggtggtAGGTAAGGAAAAGCGCGGACTGAAATGTCCTCCCCACCAGACGCTCCCGCTATATGCAGGGCACCGACGGgccccgggggggagggggggaccCGCGTATTCGCGAGTTGGGGTCAagattttgccgcgcccctcaaaaAAATTTACCGGCCGGCCGCGTTTGTGGGGTCTGTTCGGGGGGATTTCCACgccgacccgcattttggcggttattttgcgggtcggggctttttacggggtctgctagagatgctcttacggATTTGCATTGAATTTGGAGTACGTGGTAGACCTTTTATCATGGGGGCTTGGTTTTTTTTGAGAATAGGTGTTTAGTAGCTTGGTTTATGCTTTAGAGCGGATTTGAGGGTCAAAGCCTCAGAGGTTTTTCGTTATGGACCTGTCCGCCTGACCCCAGGGCGAGCTCTGTTTCTCCCCGGGCATAAAAACCGAAGACCGAAGACCGAACCCGAAAAGACCGAGACCGAACCCGAAAAGATCGAATTAGGAAAGACCGAATAAAAAACGGTCCGTGCAAATAGAAGATCGAACTAGTTTCGGTCTAATCGGTCATGCTTTGTTTAGGACCGAATAGCCCGTATAGACCGATTAATAAAAGCCCATCCTAAGGCCCGTCCGGCCAAGCCCAATGGTCACGCACAAGACGAGTCTAGTACACGACCTCACATCCCGATTCACAGAAGCCACCGGCAGCCAATCTCTCGTTCTCCCACTACTAACCCTAGCCGTCCGGCGATCACGGGGCGATTAAGGTTTGGGGCTCCTCGACCCCTCGTTGCAACCTCGCCCATGATCGATCTGCGTCGCCGTCATCTCTCCAGTGGAAGTAACGCACGTCCGTGTTTCGTCTCAAACCAATCCAACTCAAAGCCTTCCGTGTGTCCTAGGCGCACGGTCGTAATACAGCTTTGACCTAGGAGGAGAGCCTTGGAAGGAAGTGCGGGGGAAGGAGGATGGAAGGAGTGGGAAACATGATGAGGAGGCTAAAGTTGTCCGAGGAGGAGAGGAAGGGAGTGAAGATCCGGTCGTCGGCGAAGGAGAAAGGGAAGTGCATGGAACCACAGGCCATGGGGAAGGTGCTGTCTGAGAAGCTTGTCCATCAAGATGCGATTAGACTCGCCCTGGGGCGAATCTGGTGCCCCATCAGGGGTACTGATTGTAAGGAGGTAGGCGACAATCTGTTCCTGTTCACCTTCAAGCAGGAATCGGGGAAGAGGAAAGCATTGGAGGATGGCCCGTGGATGTTTGACAAGGATTTAGTGGTGGTGGAAGACTTTGATCCGGGGAAAAGGTTAGAGGATTATGATTTTTAACAACATACCCATCTGGGTGCGAGTCTACAGCCTACCCCTGGGCATGATGGATGAAGAGGCAGCAGAGGAGATCGGTAATATCATAGGCAGCTTTGTGGAAGTGGATGCAGGAGCGGATAGGAAGGCTATTGGCAAGTTCATGAGGGTGAAGGTCAGGATGAATATTGAGAAGCCGATCATGAGGGGTTTTACCCTAGAGGAGGATGAAGaccaagaaaaatagaaacaacaGAGAAAGAATATGAATATTGACAACATGGGGCAAGATGAGGAGGAGATGGATGGAAGGTGGTGCCGTTTCGAATATGAATTCATGCCCGACTTCTGTTACACATGTGGTATAATTGTCCATGGCGAAAAAGACTGTGCAATTAAACTAGCGAAAGGAGAGAAGGCTCAGTATGGGAGTTGGTTGAAGGCAGATATGGGGAGGAAGAAGGGGGGCATTGTGGACAGTGGTGGCTGGAAGGGCAAGAACAGGGGAGACAACCACCGGAACTATGGCTTTAACAGATCAGGAGACAGGTCGGGAAGCGGGAGTGATAGTCTGTCGTGGCGTAAGGGGGATGATAGTAgaagcggggggaggaaagaattGACAGAGAAAGGCGAGGAAGTGAACAGTCCACAGAAGATGGCAAAGGATGCCAGGAGGACTGGTAATCCAAAGAAACTCAACATGGAGAAAGGGGTGGTACGCGACGGAGAGCAGGGGGATATAGGTAACAAGCAACTTGGGGTCCAAGTAAAAGAAGTAGCGAAGGTTGCACTCCCATCAGAGAATACGGGTGACGAAGGTAAAGTGGAGGGGGGGAAGAAGGACGAACAGGTCTATGTGCCAAAGAAATTTAAGAGGGTTCACAGGGAAGGCAAGGGTGGCGATTTTTGTGGAACTTACGCCAACAAACCAAGCCTGGGGCAGAAGAGAGACAATGAGGGAGAGGATGGGTGTGAATTGGAAGCAAAGAGAGGGAAAACATGACATGAAGGTACAGTACAGGAGGCAGTATAGGAGGTAGACGAATCAGGGAGTGCAAACCAACATATTCCATCGGTCGGGCTGTTGGAACAGCCCCGCCGGACTCAACAAAAATAATAAGCTAGAACTGCCGAGGGCTCGGGAATGGCCTGACAGTTCGTTCCCTCCTTGAATTGGGGAGGGTGGAG comes from Triticum aestivum cultivar Chinese Spring chromosome 5B, IWGSC CS RefSeq v2.1, whole genome shotgun sequence and encodes:
- the LOC123113552 gene encoding uncharacterized protein isoform X3, with protein sequence MRMVLLDALASYVGSMLTGMAQEGVWMLLGVSGEIESMEDKLRDLKNFLADADRRNITDESVLGWVEELKRAMYGATDILDLCQLKAMESAPSVASLGCFNPLLLCTRNPLHARDIGTRIKVLNRKLDDISERGAKGFYLGLSKDRGGRMHAYHCHARETCGLLDRSHVVGEKIEEDTKALVAKIIQTRNEVNNKIAVLAVLGVCGVGKTTLAQMVFHDEAIQGEFDMMIWLSVNKDFNGVELLRAAINLAGGVHTGHGEMSVLWPILTAALTGKKVLLVMDDVWNHAAWEDVLERPFVLAAAQGSRVLITTRNERVAQAMGAEHPYHRVNKLGPEDAWSLLKKQVATSETDESEIDKLKDIGLQITAKCGGLPLAVKVMGGLLCQKDRKWREWEMVLDDCTPRCQLHEELNHSVYLSYEELSPCMKQCFLFYSFLHTNTVFYENDIVGMWISEGFIYGNSEDLEDLGSKCYSELILRNLIEPDARYTSQRVCNMNDVVRSFAHFVCRHEALVAHIGEAYATRYLNCQNFIRLSLQSDGSESDMLVWSLLQGQKSLRTLISIGQIKHQLGDSLISFPSLRALHIESANAAALVESLCLLKHLRYLSVAHTDVSSLPENINTMKFLQHINLQGCESFEKLPDSIIKLEQLRYLNLNDTGINVIPRGFRGLINLRKLYGFPAHMDGDWCSLEELRPLSQLREIGLKGLENVAATLFAAKARLGEKVHLTYLKLERTSRSGGDELVKEGRGAFQDEEQQIEKVFDELYPPPVLSILDIQGYFGLQLPFWMRTEDRLKNLVVLTMEDLACCTQLPCCLSQLPYLKVLKIERAPAISSVGPEFFGVSEHHNQTVTMFPRLHELVFSGMVKWEEWVWEEQLNAMPALEELLVDSCKLRSFPPGLAFHARALKRLVITAALNLNSLDSFASVVELHVYFSPKLTSIANLHELQKLTIIFCPKLETLIGVPAIRRLVLEDYDMETLPRYLQDVGNLSLLQLDCSLELLTSIAMGQPGPEWKKYSHVKHVKAYAHDGDNQREWYVLYTKDPYKFETNISQRSSKLEGEDKLIGREAEQLLGIDSSSGSAVSEDNRELVGIENPCQYLIKLLTHGDEEELKMVSICGTGGLGKTTVAHAVYRKIANEFKYKVFVDMPCNLDIKVIIGTICAEVGCPRPKFEECCVQQLVDRLKIFFEGKRYLIVFDGLSTTSVWDQILPALKDNRHGSRIIITTRNVSIAEHVGGLYRLPLLSCDDSNMLFFRRTLFGSKDDCPSQFRELSEKMLSRCGQLPLAITVITDLLPKDRVLEEWQKVCDSIERGNGMENIRRVLKHSYDDLPPDLQRCLLCLSIFPEGYEIGRDSLVQRWISENLICGEHGQNLQELGESYFSELVNSNLIQPIEFDGSGRDLVYRVPVTTLDLIVDLSIRENFVTILPSLQRTDLPSEVQRLSLRGSNEHDELKAIKNIDQVSSLSLFNGAGPMQPLSKFRGLQVLHLQECDSVKNEGDSVKNERDSVKNEGVSVKNERDSVKNEHLNGLESLDKLRYLVLGSSLITEIPKMIGKLRHLQILDLTATRVKELPSSIVKLTKLRRLLINRSTEVPDKIIGKLEALEELVDIDISKSLNILQEIGTMPELRVLSIALWSWDEHHTTLLSEIICKLAMKKLRHLSICSCCLLDLKSDLQPVLQLEKLEIQGSIFDKLPTWINRLTHLRSLSIEIYSLEKNALEVLGKLENLLFLSLVAKRIAGEKLVIVKNTFCTLQTFLLFNHAMAIEFEQGAMEKLQRLKLTLQASLTKTDDLCLGLDTLSSLQHVHVEIICFSATDGAVKAAETAIESMIGNNPGKPRLEMKRIEEKYMTEDKKKEADSEIKGEDEDQESLCLAKQEEKTVTSKKKSRRARKKNKRHH
- the LOC123113552 gene encoding uncharacterized protein isoform X2: MRMVLLDALASYVGSMLTGMAQEGVWMLLGVSGEIESMEDKLRDLKNFLADADRRNITDESVLGWVEELKRAMYGATDILDLCQLKAMESAPSVASLGCFNPLLLCTRNPLHARDIGTRIKVLNRKLDDISERGAKGFYLGLSKDRGGRMHAYHCHARETCGLLDRSHVVGEKIEEDTKALVAKIIQTRNEVNNKIAVLAVLGVCGVGKTTLAQMVFHDEAIQGEFDMMIWLSVNKDFNGVELLRAAINLAGGVHTGHGEMSVLWPILTAALTGKKVLLVMDDVWNHAAWEDVLERPFVLAAAQGSRVLITTRNERVAQAMGAEHPYHRVNKLGPEDAWSLLKKQVATSETDESEIDKLKDIGLQITAKCGGLPLAVKVMGGLLCQKDRKWREWEMVLDDCTPRCQLHEELNHSVYLSYEELSPCMKQCFLFYSFLHTNTVFYENDIVGMWISEGFIYGNSEDLEDLGSKCYSELILRNLIEPDARYTSQRVCNMNDVVRSFAHFVCRHEALVAHIGEAYATRYLNCQNFIRLSLQSDGSESDMLVWSLLQGQKSLRTLISIGQIKHQLGDSLISFPSLRALHIESANAAALVESLCLLKHLRYLSVAHTDVSSLPENINTMKFLQHINLQGCESFEKLPDSIIKLEQLRYLNLNDTGINVIPRGFRGLINLRKLYGFPAHMDGDWCSLEELRPLSQLREIGLKGLENVAATLFAAKARLGEKVHLTYLKLERTSRSGGDELVKEGRGAFQDEEQQIEKVFDELYPPPVLSILDIQGYFGLQLPFWMRTEDRLKNLVVLTMEDLACCTQLPCCLSQLPYLKVLKIERAPAISSVGPEFFGVSEHHNQTVTMFPRLHELVFSGMVKWEEWVWEEQLNAMPALEELLVDSCKLRSFPPGLAFHARALKRLVITAALNLNSLDSFASVVELHVYFSPKLTSIANLHELQKLTIIFCPKLETLIGVPAIRRLVLEDYDMETLPRYLQDVGNLSLLQLDCSLELLTSIAMGQPGPEWKKYSHVKHVKAYAHDGDNQREWYVLYTKDPYKFETNISQRSSKLEAVGKGEDKLIGREAEQLLGIDSSSGSAVSEDNRELVGIENPCQYLIKLLTHGDEEELKMVSICGTGGLGKTTVAHAVYRKIANEFKYKVFVDMPCNLDIKVIIGTICAEVGCPRPKFEECCVQQLVDRLKIFFEGKRYLIVFDGLSTTSVWDQILPALKDNRHGSRIIITTRNVSIAEHVGGLYRLPLLSCDDSNMLFFRRTLFGSKDDCPSQFRELSEKMLSRCGQLPLAITVITDLLPKDRVLEEWQKVCDSIERGNGMENIRRVLKHSYDDLPPDLQRCLLCLSIFPEGYEIGRDSLVQRWISENLICGEHGQNLQELGESYFSELVNSNLIQPIEFDGSGRDLVYRVPVTTLDLIVDLSIRENFVTILPSLQRTDLPSEVQRLSLRGSNEHDELKAIKNIDQVSSLSLFNGAGPMQPLSKFRGLQVLHLQECDSVKNEGDSVKNERDSVKNEGVSVKNERDSVKNEHLNGLESLDKLRYLVLGSSLITEIPKMIGKLRHLQILDLTATRVKELPSSIVKLTKLRRLLINRSTEVPDKIIGKLEALEELVDIDISKSLNILQEIGTMPELRVLSIALWSWDEHHTTLLSEIICKLAMKKLRHLSICSCCLLDLKSDLQPVLQLEKLEIQGSIFDKLPTWINRLTHLRSLSIEIYSLEKNALEVLGKLENLLFLSLVAKRIAGEKLVIVKNTFCTLQTFLLFNHAMAIEFEQGAMEKLQRLKLTLQASLTKTDDLCLGLDTLSSLQHVHVEIICFSATDGAVKAAETAIESMIGNNPGKPRLEMKRIEEKYMTEDKKKEADSEIKGEDEDQESLCLAKQEEKTVTSKKKSRRARKKNKRHH